The Lentzea guizhouensis genome contains a region encoding:
- a CDS encoding TetR/AcrR family transcriptional regulator, with product MHQLSIEEAVVAGRVCDKAVFDAFLEVIASQGYERATTRAIAEAAGINEATLFRRFESKQNLLRLAVRSNFAEFELDLDAPGDDVAADLVTILSYYTWLYETRSGVVLTLMREAKFNPEVASVLTEPEKLLERVDRVVLHHQQRGSLVVEPPRHTFFALVGPVMMRAIARRVDQRATQKPADPATVVQRFLEGHRQR from the coding sequence GGTGTTCGACGCGTTCCTGGAGGTGATCGCCTCACAGGGGTACGAGCGCGCGACCACCCGTGCGATCGCCGAGGCCGCCGGCATCAACGAGGCGACCCTGTTCCGCCGGTTCGAGTCCAAGCAGAACCTGCTGCGGCTGGCCGTGCGCAGCAACTTCGCCGAGTTCGAGCTCGACCTCGACGCGCCGGGCGACGACGTGGCCGCCGACCTGGTCACGATCCTGAGCTACTACACGTGGCTCTACGAGACGCGCAGCGGCGTCGTGCTCACCCTGATGCGGGAGGCGAAGTTCAACCCGGAGGTGGCGTCGGTGCTCACCGAGCCGGAGAAGCTGCTGGAGCGGGTGGACAGGGTCGTCCTGCACCACCAGCAGCGGGGCTCACTGGTCGTGGAACCGCCGCGGCACACGTTCTTCGCGCTCGTCGGCCCGGTGATGATGCGCGCCATCGCCCGCCGGGTGGACCAGCGGGCCACCCAGAAGCCGGCCGATCCCGCGACGGTCGTGCAGCGGTTCCTGGAGGGACACCGGCAGCGTTAG